The Cylindrospermopsis curvispora GIHE-G1 genome contains a region encoding:
- the ispD gene encoding 2-C-methyl-D-erythritol 4-phosphate cytidylyltransferase, which translates to MYLLIPAAGSGKRMGANCNKLLLKVHSQSIIAWTLLAAEAASQIRWIGIISQPSEWHDFKAIVAGLAMTKPVEFIPGGTTRQESVYNGLQALPSEAKEVLIHDGARCLATPELFNACAIAILNCPGLIAAVPVKDTIKVVGESGIIESTPKREKLWAAQTPQGFNVQLLKQCHAEGVRQGWEVTDDAALFEKCGIQVRIVPGEETNLKVTTPQDLAIAELILSLR; encoded by the coding sequence GTGTATTTATTAATTCCAGCCGCTGGTAGCGGCAAAAGAATGGGTGCTAATTGCAACAAATTGCTATTGAAGGTTCACTCTCAGTCTATTATCGCTTGGACCTTATTGGCCGCAGAAGCTGCTAGCCAGATCCGTTGGATCGGGATTATTTCTCAACCCTCAGAATGGCACGATTTTAAAGCTATTGTGGCTGGTTTAGCCATGACTAAACCTGTGGAGTTTATTCCCGGCGGTACTACTAGACAAGAATCTGTTTACAATGGATTACAAGCATTGCCATCAGAGGCTAAGGAAGTGTTGATTCACGATGGAGCACGCTGTTTAGCAACACCAGAATTATTTAATGCCTGTGCGATCGCTATTCTCAATTGCCCAGGACTGATTGCTGCAGTACCAGTAAAAGATACAATCAAGGTGGTGGGTGAAAGTGGTATAATTGAGTCCACGCCAAAACGGGAAAAGCTTTGGGCAGCTCAAACCCCCCAGGGTTTCAATGTGCAGTTGTTAAAACAATGTCATGCAGAAGGAGTACGTCAAGGGTGGGAAGTAACCGATGATGCAGCCTTATTTGAAAAGTGTGGCATCCAAGTACGCATAGTCCCAGGAGAAGAAACCAACCTAAAAGTGACAACTCCCCAAGATTTAGCGATCGCTGAATTGATCCTCAGTCTCAGATGA